Within the Glycine soja cultivar W05 chromosome 3, ASM419377v2, whole genome shotgun sequence genome, the region TTTGAAAATTCTTATTGACTAATGCTAGGGTTAATTTAAGTTTACGTTTCAACCACCGACAACATAGACACCACCAAATTTAATACAACCACTTAGAAAAAGACAGTACTAGTATTTTATTACATAcaatctttctctttttgtgtgtgtgttaattctggttttaacaaaaaaaaaatctgaaattatattatatattatttgatttattttgtcaGACATATTTACCTGGTGATACACCTGCTGGACTTAGAGTATTGAGGGAGAAGGAGCTGATAAATCTTAGAGGTGATGGGAAAGGAGTTAGAAAATTATCTGATAGAATATATGATTTCGATACATACAACGATCTGGGAAATCCAGATGAAGGAGTTGAGCTTACCAGACCAACTCTCGGTGGATCCCAAAACCATCCATACCCAAGACGCTGTCGTACTGGCCGCGCCCCCACTGATACAGGTAACATTAACAACTCAATCACTATGAGAACTGATCATTCACTTTATAATATAGTTCTTAAGGCATTGACTGTGCCAGGATTAGGATTATTATTTCtctatacttttatattttttgatggGTGCGGAGAGAATTGAGTTTTACGTAATACTAGTTACTTGGCATAACACAGTAAATTGATGAGTATTACAGATATGCATGCTGAGAGTCGTGTGGAGATGCCACTGCCTATGTACGTACCAAGAGACGAGCAATTCAATGAGTCTAAGCTGAACACATTCGTAATCAAGAGGCTCAAGGCAGTGCTCCATAACTTGATCCCGGGCCTTAAGGCTAGTCTTTCTGCTAATAACCATGACTTCAACAGATTTTCAGACATTGACGACCTTTACAGTgatgaaattttgaataaaattccaTTGCCACAAGTGCTCACAAAGATACAAGATTGCGGCCGGGGACTTCTTAAGTATGACACTCCCAAGATTATTTCCAGTGAGTATCCCGTTGTCTTGTCCTTCTAATTATTAGAATTTTGGCCTGAACTAATTTCACCTACATAACTAAACCTCGCTTATTTACCTCTTTGTTGTAAGATTTCAATTTTAGATCTCATTGTTATATTAACTATTGGCGTGCCTTTATTTATGGAGTATAGagataaaagatatatatgtgGCCAAAACTGCTATATATTGTGTAACTTAAGAGACTTTTTGCCTGCCAACTTACTCTTGGAGTAACTCTAAAAGAGTTGCTCTTGGAGTAACTCTAAAAGAGTTGCTCTTAGAGTAAGTGGATCTcctccctatatatatatatataggtccgTAAAAGGAGGACTTCCACATCACTGTCAACGGTTCCAAGCCAGATTGGATTAAGCTTCATGATAATTCTTCTACTTAATTCATCGATGATTATAATAAGTGTTTATTAGCATATGTGGgactaatatataattatttttgtaaccaAGGTGTTGTATTTGCTTTTCTGGCTGATTAAACTAATGATCTCGTGTGTTTAATTATCATACAGAGGACAAATTTGCCTGGCTGCGAGATGATGAATTTGCCCGGCAAGCAATAGCAGGAGTCAACCCTGTTAACATTGAGGGGCTTAAAGTTTTCCCACCGGTGAGCAAACTTGACCCGGAAATATATGGCCACCAAGAGTCTGCACTCAAAGAAGAGCATATTCTGGGACAACTTAATGGCATGACCGTGCAACAGGTACCCTcaaaattcttaattaaatgACTAACAATGTCTTGTTTCTAAATCCCATGAGTTCTCTTAAACAATCGGGCCCCTATTACTAACTTTATTCCTTTGAGTTTATCAGGCAATAGTGGAAAATAAGCTGTTTATGATAAATTACCACGATGTCTATGTTCCATTTCTTGACGAGATCAATGCCCTTGATGGTAGAAAATCCTATGCTACCCGCACCATATTTTTCTTGACACCACTTGGCACTCTCAAGCCTATTGCTATAGAACTTAGCCTCGGACCAAGTTCCGGATGGAAACGTGTAGTTACCCCTCCTGTGGATGCAACTACAAATTGGAAGTGGCAGCTTGCCAAAGCTCATGTTTGTGCCAATGACGCTGGTGTGCACCAACTTGTTAACCATTGGTAAGCAAACCCGGAAGCAccatacatataaaatatttaacttcaaattaCATGTTGTTGGTTAAATTAgccaatttttttgtttgataaagGTTGCGCACACATGCCTGCATGGAACCATTTATATTGTCTGCTCATAGGCAATTAAGTGCAATGCATCCTGTTTTTAAGCTGTTGGATCCACACATGAGGTACACATTAGATATCAATGCTTTAGCCCGTCAGAAACTGATCAATGCTGATGGAATCATTGAGTCTTGTTTTACTCCGGGGCGGTACTGTATGGAGATCAGTTGTGCTGCATACAAAAACTTGTGGCGCTTTGACATGGAGGGCCTCCCTGCAGATCTTATACGCAGGTAAAAGTAGTTGAAAATGAtaattctttctctttctctttctctctctcagtTGAATGAATTCCATTCCATCCCTACTGGCTGGTGCAGGGGAATGGCGGTACCTGACCCAACACAACCAAATGGTGTAAAGCTCCTAATTGAAGACTACCCTTATGCAACGGATGGACTTCTGATCTGGTCTGCAATTGAAAACTGGGTCCGCACCTATGTGAACCACTACTACCACCATTCAAATTCAAGCCTGATTTGCAATGACAAAGAGCTACAAGCTTGGTATTCTGAGTCAATCAATGTGGGCCATGCCGATCTTAGGCATGAAAGGTGGTGGCCCACATTGAATAATAGCGAGGATCTTGTGTCTATCCTTACCACCTTGATTTGGACGGTATCCGCACAGCATGCAGCTATTAATTTTGGGCAGTACCCTTACGGAGGTTATGTGCCCAATCGTCCTCCTTTAATGAGAAGATTAATCCCAGAAGCAGAAGTCGAGAGTACTAGTACTGAATATGCCAATTTCTTAGCTGATCCCCAAAAGTTTTTCCTAAATGCGTTGCCCAGCGTGTTACAAGCTACGAAATATATGGCTATTGTTGACATCCTCTCTACCCACTCATCCGACGAGGAGTATTTGGGAGAGCGGCGACACTCATCCATTTGGTCAGGTGATGCAGAGATCATTCAGGCATTCTATAGCTTCTCCACAGAGATCAGACGGATAGAGAACGAGATTGAGAAAAGGAACCGTGATCCAACACTCAGGAACCGTTGTGGCGCAGGGGTTTTACCTTACGAGTTACTTGCACCTACCTCTCAACCCGGCGTTACATGTAGAGGGATTCCTAATAGTGTGTCCACGTAAAGTAAACTAAATGCTCAGCCTCAATACTTGTCAGAGTATACTAAGATTTTTCTGTAATCAAGCCATTAGACATTAATTCACACACTAATTCTGAACTTGGATCTAGTAATCTATTGATTCtgatttcatttcttctttcttaaatCTTAACTAGAACACACACGAACTAGAGAATTAGGGATGTTTATGAATAAGGTTAGTTTGAGtttggagaaaaataaaatctgaaccaattgattttaattaatttggattttagatttttttttgttaacccAAATCAAACCAAATCGATGTTAAACGGATTAGTTCAATTCAGATCATTAgatattcaataaaaatgtGTGTGTTtcgaaaaaatataaaatgacagtTTTAATTGCATTGTCAACACAAACTGAGTGGAGGTTGAGAGGAAGTTCAACAACGTCAACGACCATTATGAGGAGGCTCTATTAGTGCATGTGCAGCATCCTTTTAGGGTTATCTGAGGAAAAAATCAAAGTCTCAAAGTGAATCTTTATGAGTGTGTGTGATGGGCATAAAATACAAAagagatgcacaaaacaacatcAAAATACAAGTAACTttagcatttaaaaaataataaaaattcataatatataCAATTTGGTTCAAATTGGTTTAGATTTGAAAATTCTCAATCCAATACTTAAACCAATTGTCATCATTTATAATTGATTTGGTTCAGGTTAAACTTAATTGAGctagaaaaaaattcaaaccaatTCAATTCATTTGTTTTGGATCATCGGGTTCATTGGATTGATCTGAACCGATGAACACCCTTACCTAAAAAGTTATCTGAATCTTGGGAAACACATGGATAAATGATGATCCTTCCTAGTGGTGCTTGGGAAGTActagataattaatattttaattgattgtatAAAACTAAATACATTGAAGTTACTACATATATTTGGctaaatatgatttttgatCTTatatgttttagggtttttttattttaatt harbors:
- the LOC114407870 gene encoding linoleate 13S-lipoxygenase 3-1, chloroplastic-like yields the protein MALSKELMGFSSFFSASSKVFLHNKHGTFWVNPILLPSENPRVMRLRKGAKFPVAAISEDLIKTTLTVQAEKPVQFKVRAVVTVRNKIKEDFKETMLKHFDAINDRIGTRNVVLELISTEIDPKTKSPKKSSKATLKDWSKKSNVKAERVNYTTEFIVDSNFGVPGAITVTNKHQREFFLESITIEGFASGAVHFPCKSWVQGERIFFSNQTYLPGDTPAGLRVLREKELINLRGDGKGVRKLSDRIYDFDTYNDLGNPDEGVELTRPTLGGSQNHPYPRRCRTGRAPTDTDMHAESRVEMPLPMYVPRDEQFNESKLNTFVIKRLKAVLHNLIPGLKASLSANNHDFNRFSDIDDLYSDEILNKIPLPQVLTKIQDCGRGLLKYDTPKIISKDKFAWLRDDEFARQAIAGVNPVNIEGLKVFPPVSKLDPEIYGHQESALKEEHILGQLNGMTVQQAIVENKLFMINYHDVYVPFLDEINALDGRKSYATRTIFFLTPLGTLKPIAIELSLGPSSGWKRVVTPPVDATTNWKWQLAKAHVCANDAGVHQLVNHWLRTHACMEPFILSAHRQLSAMHPVFKLLDPHMRYTLDINALARQKLINADGIIESCFTPGRYCMEISCAAYKNLWRFDMEGLPADLIRRGMAVPDPTQPNGVKLLIEDYPYATDGLLIWSAIENWVRTYVNHYYHHSNSSLICNDKELQAWYSESINVGHADLRHERWWPTLNNSEDLVSILTTLIWTVSAQHAAINFGQYPYGGYVPNRPPLMRRLIPEAEVESTSTEYANFLADPQKFFLNALPSVLQATKYMAIVDILSTHSSDEEYLGERRHSSIWSGDAEIIQAFYSFSTEIRRIENEIEKRNRDPTLRNRCGAGVLPYELLAPTSQPGVTCRGIPNSVST